A DNA window from Streptomyces sp. CA-278952 contains the following coding sequences:
- the rpsD gene encoding 30S ribosomal protein S4, whose product MPNQSRPKVKKSRALGIALTPKAVKYFEARPYPPGEHGRGRKQNSDYKVRLLEKQRLRAQYDISERQMARAYDRAKKAEGKTGEALVVELERRLDALVLRSGIARTIYQARQMVVHGHIEVNGGKVDKPSFRVRPDDVVMVRERSRSKVPFQVAREGGYDTDGETPRYLQVNLKALAFRLDRDPNRKEIPVICDEQLVVEYYAR is encoded by the coding sequence GTGCCTAACCAGTCGCGTCCCAAGGTCAAGAAGTCGCGTGCCCTCGGCATTGCTCTGACGCCCAAGGCTGTCAAGTACTTCGAAGCTCGTCCGTACCCGCCGGGCGAGCACGGCCGTGGCCGCAAGCAGAACTCGGACTACAAGGTCCGTCTGCTGGAGAAGCAGCGCCTGCGTGCGCAGTACGACATCAGCGAGCGCCAGATGGCGCGCGCCTACGACCGTGCCAAGAAGGCCGAAGGCAAGACGGGCGAGGCGCTGGTCGTCGAGCTCGAGCGCCGCCTCGACGCCCTGGTCCTGCGTTCGGGCATCGCCCGCACCATCTACCAGGCCCGTCAGATGGTCGTCCACGGCCACATCGAGGTCAACGGTGGCAAGGTCGACAAGCCGTCGTTCCGCGTCCGTCCCGACGACGTCGTGATGGTCCGCGAGCGGAGCCGCTCCAAGGTCCCCTTCCAGGTGGCCCGCGAGGGTGGTTACGACACCGACGGTGAGACCCCGCGCTACCTCCAGGTGAACCTGAAGGCCCTGGCCTTCCGCCTGGACCGGGACCCGAACCGCAAGGAGATCCCGGTGATCTGCGACGAGCAGCTCGTCGTCGAGTACTACGCCCGCTGA
- a CDS encoding ATP-binding protein, with the protein MRRLHDPCPNPDDPDARPAPAPGNLPAELNPFVGRADELAELGGLLEESRLVTVAGVAGVGKTRCVIRIAALREKRYCDGVLLAELSAVRHPDLLEHALIDALGLTDHTSRPPRAVLVEHLSERRTLLVIDGFEHLVDGCADLVTELLRRAPRLQVLAAGRCPLRVDGERTFPLAPMCDGDAVELFTERARGVRPGWEPTAGERASVLELCRRLDGIPLALELAAGRLRALSVEQVLLRLDDRFRLLTGGRRGAPPRHQTLRTAIGWSHELCTPEQRLLWARLSVFAGPFDLEAAEYICGGPDLPADSVLDVLDELLAQSVVEREDGPAGARYRLLDTVSEYGAQWLAAAGDASRLRRRHRDWFLGLATWCELDWFSPRQAEVAARIDCELPNLRRAMECSMESPDEVHLAQYLAGTLWFYWAGCGRLSEGRHWLDHVLEEPTPHDAARLKVLWVLGYVAVLQGDAVGAISALQECWEEAERSGDATALAYAVHRTGCLAIVTDDLPRAEELLRDALGRYREVGELNSNVLMAQVELAMAVAFLGDLDAAAAICDEVREVCEDHGERWALAYALYVLAYAALRRGRSARARQMLGESLRIGRTFNDLLGTVLSLELLALVTAVEGDAGEAAVLQGAAEGIWPSVGLRLFGSAFYGRPRAECEERARRELGNVAYEEGLRAGRRLDPATAVDRALAGGGPAAAMDGPGAGGAPTTGGSGGTRRPAASRMTGRGGPERW; encoded by the coding sequence ATGCGACGCCTGCACGACCCCTGCCCGAATCCCGACGATCCGGACGCCCGCCCCGCACCGGCTCCCGGCAACCTCCCGGCCGAACTGAACCCCTTCGTGGGGCGCGCGGACGAACTGGCCGAGCTGGGCGGGCTGCTGGAGGAGTCCAGGCTCGTCACCGTCGCCGGAGTGGCGGGGGTGGGCAAGACCCGGTGCGTCATCCGGATCGCCGCGCTTCGGGAGAAACGGTACTGCGACGGGGTCCTGCTGGCCGAGCTGTCCGCCGTCCGCCACCCGGATCTGCTGGAACACGCCCTGATCGACGCGCTGGGCCTGACCGATCACACCAGCAGACCCCCGCGCGCTGTCCTCGTCGAACATCTCTCCGAGCGCCGGACGCTGCTGGTGATCGACGGCTTCGAGCACCTCGTCGACGGCTGCGCCGACCTCGTCACGGAACTCCTGCGCCGGGCCCCGCGCCTCCAGGTGCTCGCGGCCGGACGCTGCCCCCTCCGGGTGGACGGGGAGCGGACGTTCCCGCTCGCCCCGATGTGCGACGGGGACGCCGTGGAGCTCTTCACCGAGCGGGCGCGCGGGGTCCGGCCGGGGTGGGAGCCGACGGCGGGCGAGCGGGCGTCCGTGCTGGAGCTCTGCCGCCGCCTCGACGGGATTCCGCTGGCCCTCGAACTGGCGGCCGGGCGGCTGCGCGCGCTCTCGGTGGAACAGGTGCTCCTGCGCCTGGACGACAGGTTCCGGCTGCTGACCGGGGGCCGTCGCGGCGCACCGCCCCGCCATCAGACGCTGCGTACGGCGATCGGCTGGAGCCATGAGCTGTGCACGCCCGAGCAACGACTGCTGTGGGCGCGGCTCTCGGTGTTCGCGGGGCCGTTCGACCTGGAGGCCGCGGAGTACATCTGCGGCGGGCCGGATCTGCCGGCCGACTCGGTGCTCGATGTGCTGGACGAGCTGCTCGCCCAGTCGGTGGTGGAGCGCGAGGACGGCCCGGCCGGCGCCCGCTACCGGCTGCTGGACACGGTCAGCGAGTACGGGGCGCAGTGGCTGGCGGCCGCCGGGGACGCCTCGCGGCTGCGGCGGCGGCACCGGGACTGGTTCCTGGGGCTCGCGACCTGGTGCGAGCTGGACTGGTTCAGTCCGCGCCAGGCGGAGGTGGCGGCGCGGATCGACTGCGAGCTGCCCAATCTCCGCCGGGCGATGGAGTGTTCGATGGAGAGCCCCGACGAGGTGCACCTGGCGCAGTACCTGGCGGGCACGCTGTGGTTCTACTGGGCCGGCTGCGGGCGGCTGTCCGAGGGGCGGCACTGGCTGGACCACGTCCTGGAGGAGCCGACCCCGCACGACGCCGCACGGCTGAAGGTGCTGTGGGTGCTGGGCTATGTGGCCGTGCTGCAAGGTGACGCGGTGGGCGCGATCTCGGCGCTCCAGGAGTGCTGGGAGGAGGCCGAGCGCTCCGGGGACGCGACGGCACTGGCGTACGCGGTGCACCGCACGGGGTGCCTGGCGATCGTGACGGACGACCTGCCGCGCGCCGAGGAGCTGCTCCGCGACGCGCTCGGCCGGTACCGCGAGGTCGGCGAGCTGAACAGCAATGTGCTGATGGCGCAGGTGGAGTTGGCCATGGCGGTGGCGTTCCTCGGCGATCTGGACGCGGCGGCGGCGATCTGCGACGAGGTCCGGGAGGTCTGCGAGGACCACGGGGAGCGGTGGGCGCTGGCGTACGCGCTGTACGTCCTGGCGTACGCGGCGCTGCGGCGGGGACGGTCGGCCCGGGCGCGGCAGATGCTCGGGGAGTCTCTGAGGATCGGCCGGACGTTCAACGATCTGCTGGGCACGGTCCTCTCGCTGGAGCTGCTGGCCCTGGTGACGGCGGTCGAGGGGGACGCCGGGGAGGCCGCCGTGCTCCAGGGGGCGGCGGAGGGCATCTGGCCGTCGGTGGGGCTGCGGCTGTTCGGCTCGGCGTTCTACGGGCGGCCACGGGCGGAGTGCGAGGAGCGGGCGCGCCGGGAGCTGGGGAACGTGGCGTACGAGGAGGGGCTGCGGGCGGGCCGGCGGCTGGATCCGGCCACCGCGGTCGACCGGGCCCTGGCCGGCGGCGGACCGGCCGCGGCGATGGACGGACCGGGCGCGGGCGGCGCGCCGACCACGGGCGGATCCGGGGGAACGCGAAGGCCCGCCGCCTCCCGGATGACAGGGAGGGGCGGGCCGGAGCGCTGGTGA
- a CDS encoding DUF948 domain-containing protein, producing MAGILVAVFWAILVSFLAVVLVRLAQTLRATTKLVADVTDQAVPLLADASATVRSAQTQLDKVDAIASDVQEVTSNASALSTTVASTFGGPLVKVAAFGYGVRQALGRRTAPEPEPEPARGRGSARRTVIVGRTVPSARGRRRERRNARGQKD from the coding sequence GTGGCCGGGATCCTCGTGGCCGTCTTCTGGGCGATCCTGGTCTCGTTCCTCGCCGTGGTGCTGGTGAGGCTCGCCCAGACGCTCAGGGCGACCACCAAGCTCGTGGCGGACGTGACCGACCAGGCCGTTCCGCTGCTGGCCGACGCCTCGGCGACGGTGCGCTCCGCGCAGACCCAGCTGGACAAGGTCGACGCCATCGCGAGCGACGTCCAGGAGGTCACCTCCAACGCCTCCGCGCTCTCCACCACCGTCGCCTCCACCTTCGGCGGCCCCCTCGTCAAGGTCGCCGCGTTCGGCTACGGCGTACGGCAGGCCCTCGGCCGCCGCACCGCACCCGAGCCCGAACCGGAACCGGCGCGGGGCCGCGGCTCCGCCCGCCGTACGGTGATCGTCGGCCGGACCGTACCCTCGGCGCGCGGACGCAGGCGCGAACGCCGAAACGCCCGCGGACAGAAGGACTGA
- a CDS encoding DUF6167 family protein yields MFRRTFWFTAGAAAGVWATTKVNRKLKQLTPESLAAQAADKAIETGHKLKDFALDVREGMVRRESELGGALGLQAPVDPDLPVQRHFAVEAAEPPANANTHRKLPYNSNNRNEDH; encoded by the coding sequence ATGTTCCGCCGCACGTTCTGGTTCACCGCCGGCGCAGCCGCCGGTGTGTGGGCCACCACCAAGGTCAACCGCAAGCTCAAGCAGCTGACCCCCGAGAGCCTCGCCGCGCAGGCCGCGGACAAGGCGATCGAGACCGGTCACAAGCTCAAGGACTTCGCCCTCGACGTACGCGAGGGCATGGTCCGGCGCGAATCCGAACTGGGCGGCGCCCTGGGCCTTCAAGCGCCGGTCGACCCCGACCTCCCCGTACAGCGGCACTTCGCCGTCGAAGCGGCCGAACCGCCCGCGAACGCGAACACGCACCGCAAGCTCCCCTACAACTCGAACAACCGGAATGAGGACCACTGA